Within Candidatus Dadabacteria bacterium, the genomic segment TCTCCTTGTATTTTCCAAGACCGTTATCCATCATGCTGGTAAGCTTCGTCGCAAGGCCCTTGGCCGAAGTGATACCCAGACGGCAGGTATCGGCACCCGGGCAGGCGGTTACATCTTCGAAAGTGTCCGCGCCCGAATCAGAAATGCCCGCCTCTTTAAGGTCGGCATAAAGCGAGGGGATGGACTGATCGGGAACCCATCTAACCACGAAATTCTGCTGAATAGTTATCCGTATGGAACCGTCTGCATGGGTGTCTATCATGTCCGCAAGCGCTCTTGCGGTATCGGCCGGAACGTCTCCCAGAAGCACTCTCACGTTAACGATTGAATATCCCTCGACCCCCGCCGGGGAAACGTTTTTTCGCCGCCACTCCGCAAAATCCGGGTCATCCTCCACCCAGCCAGGAGCGTCCGGAAGGTCGTGTCCGTTCGGCTTGGGAGTTTCGTGCTCCCAGTCAATTGCCTCAAGATAGTCGTTCCACGAAGGATCGACCTCAAGCGAAGTCCTTTCCTGCTCGACTACCTCTCTGAACTTCTCAAAGCCAAGTTTCCTCACAAGAAACTTCATTCTGGCTTTCATCCTAACCTTTCTCTCGCCGTACCTGTCAAAGATCCTGACCACCGAAGCCGAAAAAGGTATCATCTCCTCAACCGGCATGAACTCCGTCCAGAGATGTCCGAGCGAAGGCGAAGCGCCGAGCCCCCCGCCGACGTAGACCTGAAAGCCGTGCTTTCCATCCTCTTCCCTTACCCTGGCGCGAAAACCCAGATCATGGATGCGGATTCCCGCGTTGTCTATATCCGGATTACTCTCAAAGCAGACCTTGAATTTCCTTCCCATGTTCTGGCATATGGGATTTCGGAGCATAAACTGCTTAAACGCCTCCGCGTAAGGAGTCACGTCAAAGGTTTCCGTAGGTGAAGCCCCGGTTATCGGGGAAGCCGTGACGTTCCTTATTGTGTTGCCGCAGGCTTCACGGGTTGTGATCCCCGCACTTGCAAGATCCCTCATCATGTCGGGAACCGTTTCAAGGTTGACGTAGTAAAGCTGAGCGTCCTGGCGGGTCGTAAGGTGAAAGAAGCCACTTGCGTACTTGTCCGAAACGTCTGCAAGTTTTCTCAGTTGAGCAGAACTCAGTTTCCCGCAGGGAATCTTTATCCTCTGCATCTGGACTCCTTCCTGGCGCTGTGCGTACACCCCCAGCTGGAGTCTTATCTTCTGGAATTTCACCTCGCTTATCTTCCCGTTCATGTAGTCGGAGACCTGCTGTTCGAACTCGTCGATCTCACCCGCTACAAGTTTGGGCAGAGTTGGCGCTTCTTCATCCATGGTTTCTAGCTCCGTAACATAAAATCTTTTATATCTCCCGATATTCTAACATAAAACAATTTTTTTTTGGAAATCACTCCTGCGGACCGCTCTGAGCCGAAAGCCACATCTCAATTACCAGGAGAATATAATCAATTTCCTGTTCCGTAAGCTTCCTTTTCTTAGGGATGCCGTGCCACTTTAGTAGGCAGCTCCGACAACATGTGGCTGTGGCATGCTGGGCGCGAAACACGGGATGTCCGCCCCATGGAGTCTGCTTCCCGTCGTTAGGGGGCAAAGCGGGGGCAAGCCTTTTTTCAAGAAAATCCCTTCCGTGCGAAAGCACTTCGGGGAGCCCTTTTTGCCTGAGATAAGATGTCTCCTTGGCATTCAGCCTGACCCCAGAACGGAACCGGGATCCGTTTAGTCTTCTGAAAACATTCTCCAGCCGTTCCTTTTCGCCGTTTTTCGCTCTATACATGTAAGAAATTCAGTGCTCTCGCTCCTCAGAGAAAAAATCCCGCATCCGTCCGAGTATCTGTTCCGTCTTCGCGCAGAAAAAGCCGCTGCCCGCAACGGAGTTGATAAAGAATTTCCCGTAGTATTTCGACACGATGCGCCTGTCAAGAACCATAACAACACCACGGTCCGTCTTGGTGCGTATGAGTCTCCCGAAGCCCTGTTTGAACCTGAGTACCGCATGGGGAAGTATGTATTCGCGGAACGAATCCATATCCTGTTTTTCCATGTACTCGATTTTCGCCTCCGTAACCGGATCCGTGGGAACCTTGAAGGGAAGTCTGCATATAACGACCATCTTTAGAGAATCCCCGGGAATGTCTACTCCTTCCCAGAAGCTGTCGGTCGCGAAAAGCACCGAGTTCCCAAGCGTTTTGAATTTTTCAAGCAGCAGGCCCCTAGGCATTTCCCCCTGCTTGAAAAGACTGACCGGAACGGTCCCGATGCTCTCAAGAATTTTTCCCGTCTTTTCATAAACCCTGTTAAGCGAGGAATAAGAGGTGAAAAGTACCAGGGCGTTTCCGTTCGTTACGGAGATCGAGCCTGAGAGTATCTGCGCAAGGGAATCTTCATAGTCCTCGCGTCCGGGCTCGGGCATATCCGACGGGACCAGCAGCAGGGACTGCGTTCGGAAATCAAACGGTGAATCAACAATAAGCCCCCTGAATCTTTCATTATCCGAAAGTCCGATGTTTTTCCTCTGAAAATCGAAATTCTTATCCACGGCAAGCGACGCAGAAGTCATAACGACGGTTTTGGTCTTCGAGTAGAGCTTTTCCGAAAGCTCCTTGGATACATCGAGCGGGGAGAGGTTGATGGAGCAGAAAATCGCCGCCCTTCTGCGGTTCCCTTCAAACCATCTTATATAGCTCTCGTCCTGCTCGCCAAAGAACCTTCCTATGGCTTCGCGGAAAGCAAGGGATCTCTTAGCGATGCCTCCGAGCTCAGCGGTGAGTTTTATGTGGGAATCCGCGTGCGGTGAGCCCTCGACTACTCTCAGCAGGTGGGCAATCTCGTTTTCAAGCGAAAAAAGGGATTTTTCAAGCGCCCCGAAACGCTCCTCAACGGCAGGCCATTTCTCGTGCCGCATAACCTCTTCTGTGAGCCTCAGGCTTATCGCTGTCTCACCCGATAGCTCCACCCCAAAACCGTAAAGCGAATTAAAGACCTCTTCGCTTACGGCCTCTATGCGCTCAACGGCCCTCGCAAGCCCGCCGCCCGAGCGCTCGAAAACCTCCCTGAGGGTGGAGTCTTTTTCTTTCTGCGCAAGGTGCGAGATGTAGGATACAAGTCCCTTGTCCCTGTTTTTCCGAGAACGAAGCTTTGAAAGCGTCTTCGCAATCCCGTGCTTGCTAAGTTTCAAACTGAAATGCGAAGTGGCCGCCTCGGCGATATTGTGCGCCTCGTCAAAAACGACCTTCGCGTAGCGGGGAATTATCCCGAAATCCGAATCGGGTCCCGCAGTCCCTTTTATCGCAATATCAGAGAAAAGCATGTGGTGGTTGGCAACAAGCACCGAAGCCCTCGAGAGCTCCCTCCGCGACTTGAAGAAAAAGCAGCTTGAATAGTGGGGACACTTGGTCCCCGGGCAGCTTTCGCTTTCCGCAGACACCCTGTCCCACACATCGTCAGGGGGTGTAAACGCAAGATCGGAAAGTGAGCCGTCCGAGGTGGTCTTGGCCCACTCAAGCACATCCTTCATGGAACCTCTTTCCCCGTCGTCTATAAAATCGAAAAGATCCTGCCCAACGGCTTCGCCGCGGAGAAGACAGAAGTAGTTTCTCATTCCCTTAACAAGAGCGTAATCAAACTTCCTCGGGAAAAGATCCCGAAGAAGGGGAAGGTCTTTGTTTATCAACTGTTCCTGAAGATTGATGGTGTTTGTTGAGACCAGAACCCTCTCACTGTTGCTAATTGACCAGAGAATGGAAGGTATGAGGTAGGAAAGAGTTTTTCCGGTGCCCGTGCCGGCCTCTATCATTGAAAGGTGTTCGTCATTGAATGCGTCAATCACGTTTGAGAGGACTTCCAGTTGCTCATCCCTGTGCTCGTATTTCTCTCCCAAGACACGGGACACGGGACCTGCAGGCAGAAGATATTCCCTCGCGGATTCATTGTCAACACGTACCGTTTCCCCCGGAACAAAAGGCTCAACAACTACGTACACCTTCTCGACCTCGCTGTCCACTATGTAGAAACCGACGCCCTTGTTTCCGAAAGCCGAAGCGACTGCCACGTCCTGAGGTGAAGGTTCGAGGTTGCCTGAGGGATGGTTATGCACGACAACGTTCCCCGTTTTCGCCGCGTCAAGGATGGCCGGAACCGCCTGGCGGTTGCCGCGTGCAAGGACTTTTAGATCACAAACCAGAGAGTTTTCATTTACCTTGCCGACGAAAAAAACCTCGTTTCCATAGGCCTCTGTTATTGCCTCCCTGATAAACTCTACAGCTTCGGGAGTAAAGTAGCTTTCAATCATATCCGCTTAAGTTTACACAGAGGCTCTAATAACTAAACTTCCCGACAGATGTTGCCTTGCCCTTCGGGCTTCGGTAGCCTGTTTTGCGTGTCGGGGGAGGGATGGCCGAGCGGTTTAAGGCGCTGGTCTCGAAAACCAGTGGGGTCTTTTTGGCCCTCGTGGGTTCGAATCCCACTCCCTCCGCCACATTCTTTTGGTATGTGCCTGCAAATAAAGATTTTCGCAATAAGTAATTAGGGGCTTGTTCTATTTTCTTCTCTTTTCTTGCCAATCCGTAATATACTGAAGCAACTTGATTATTACCTCGAAAACAACCCAAATTACAACACCTGCAAGTACAAGGTAAGGAAATAAACTCCATACGGTGGCTCTTACTATCCCCCAAAACTCAAACCAACCTAGAATTAAATCTATCATGGGTTCAATCACGGGAGCAAAGGCATTTGCCGGTCTCTTTTCCCCTGGGGGAAGGGAGTAACAAATCT encodes:
- a CDS encoding nitrite reductase, which codes for MDEEAPTLPKLVAGEIDEFEQQVSDYMNGKISEVKFQKIRLQLGVYAQRQEGVQMQRIKIPCGKLSSAQLRKLADVSDKYASGFFHLTTRQDAQLYYVNLETVPDMMRDLASAGITTREACGNTIRNVTASPITGASPTETFDVTPYAEAFKQFMLRNPICQNMGRKFKVCFESNPDIDNAGIRIHDLGFRARVREEDGKHGFQVYVGGGLGASPSLGHLWTEFMPVEEMIPFSASVVRIFDRYGERKVRMKARMKFLVRKLGFEKFREVVEQERTSLEVDPSWNDYLEAIDWEHETPKPNGHDLPDAPGWVEDDPDFAEWRRKNVSPAGVEGYSIVNVRVLLGDVPADTARALADMIDTHADGSIRITIQQNFVVRWVPDQSIPSLYADLKEAGISDSGADTFEDVTACPGADTCRLGITSAKGLATKLTSMMDNGLGKYKETLGDLRIKISGCPNACAQHVSASIGFQGASITREGRSVPAEMLFLGGGLYGDDSRLAMPVTKIPTRNAPKVVQRLLEVYEREKEDGEHFDLTMKRLGAKYIKEAVSEFNEIPSYEDDPDFYTDWGHEEKKFAVQQGVRGECAGVTVEEKIPVFSDAERRLERAQALFLHGDYEACINELYLACSESAHVPLYTKLVDPFTPEQTIWEFENLIVRTGETDEKWFDVSSRLGEYRNGEASASKAIEFLEIAKSFHSDCERVQEQLIA
- a CDS encoding DUF4186 domain-containing protein translates to MYRAKNGEKERLENVFRRLNGSRFRSGVRLNAKETSYLRQKGLPEVLSHGRDFLEKRLAPALPPNDGKQTPWGGHPVFRAQHATATCCRSCLLKWHGIPKKRKLTEQEIDYILLVIEMWLSAQSGPQE
- a CDS encoding helicase, translating into MIESYFTPEAVEFIREAITEAYGNEVFFVGKVNENSLVCDLKVLARGNRQAVPAILDAAKTGNVVVHNHPSGNLEPSPQDVAVASAFGNKGVGFYIVDSEVEKVYVVVEPFVPGETVRVDNESAREYLLPAGPVSRVLGEKYEHRDEQLEVLSNVIDAFNDEHLSMIEAGTGTGKTLSYLIPSILWSISNSERVLVSTNTINLQEQLINKDLPLLRDLFPRKFDYALVKGMRNYFCLLRGEAVGQDLFDFIDDGERGSMKDVLEWAKTTSDGSLSDLAFTPPDDVWDRVSAESESCPGTKCPHYSSCFFFKSRRELSRASVLVANHHMLFSDIAIKGTAGPDSDFGIIPRYAKVVFDEAHNIAEAATSHFSLKLSKHGIAKTLSKLRSRKNRDKGLVSYISHLAQKEKDSTLREVFERSGGGLARAVERIEAVSEEVFNSLYGFGVELSGETAISLRLTEEVMRHEKWPAVEERFGALEKSLFSLENEIAHLLRVVEGSPHADSHIKLTAELGGIAKRSLAFREAIGRFFGEQDESYIRWFEGNRRRAAIFCSINLSPLDVSKELSEKLYSKTKTVVMTSASLAVDKNFDFQRKNIGLSDNERFRGLIVDSPFDFRTQSLLLVPSDMPEPGREDYEDSLAQILSGSISVTNGNALVLFTSYSSLNRVYEKTGKILESIGTVPVSLFKQGEMPRGLLLEKFKTLGNSVLFATDSFWEGVDIPGDSLKMVVICRLPFKVPTDPVTEAKIEYMEKQDMDSFREYILPHAVLRFKQGFGRLIRTKTDRGVVMVLDRRIVSKYYGKFFINSVAGSGFFCAKTEQILGRMRDFFSEEREH